CATTATATCACTTAAAAACATATCATACAAGTTTTTCAATATTGCACCAGTACTTAAAATACTAAAGTTCAGTAGAAAACGTGAGATCGACCTCAGGATGAGAAAAGAAGGCCAAACAAAGCACCTTGGTGAAATATCATACAAGTATTTCAACAAATTTTCGTTGAAAGATGAAAAAGAGTATTGAAGTTGAAGTTGAGAAAAAGATATTTGGATGTTGAAGTTCACTTAGAAATAAAACGTTGGAAATTTTGCGAGGGAAAACCATTACTTCACTTGAAATACTTTTCAAACAAGTTTTTCAACATGTAACCGGTACCTCGAATGCTAAGGTTCAGTATTTACAAATACTGACACCCAAATCAATATTTGCAAATACTGAACTTAACAAACATCAATTTCTTTACACTAACACCGTTTTTAACCTGCATTATTTTTCAGGTTTCTAATTAGATTGTCAGTGCACAGAAGTTAAACGAGAAATTACCATGACACATATCATCTCAACACCAGCTTCCAAGAAAAAAACTCTTCTACCAAACTTATCAACAAATGCCATTGAGATAAATGCACCGACAACAAGCGCGCCACCGGTGATAGCAGATGAATAGAGAGCAGCACCAGAGCCAAATCCTAAACTCTGGAAAATAACAGGGGAATAAAACAGAATAGAGTTCATGCCACTGAGTTGTTGAAATGCTGGAATTGCTAGAGCTCCAATCACCAATTGTGGTCTGTTCTTTCTTGACAGTAAGTTTCTGAATGGATGTTTTATAGCTCTTGCTGCATTACTTGCATCAATTAGATCAGCAAATTCTGCATCAACTCTTGTTGTCCCTCTAACTTTTTCCAACACTTTTCTTGCTTTCTCTAATTTGCCTgttgaaaatatatttcaagTCAAAGTACTAAGTAAGTGACATAGCGGGATTTTCACTAAGGAAATTCAGAATATAAAGAAGTAACACATACGAAGAAGTTAAAGAGGATTCAGTATCcactacatatatataaaagaatttGACCTTTGTCCATTCAGTTTAATTTTCCGATGAAGGGGTTCGCCTCCTAGTACGGAGGCTTCAGGAAGAAGATACTTATCCGTACCCCTTTATTAGTAAGGAGCCATGGTGGAGCAGAATTTTCAGTAAGGGAattctaaatataaaaaaacagacatattttcaagtcaagAGGATTTAATATCTACTatgtatatacaatataattttctagCGATTGATACTGTGAAAAAATTTACATCATCATGTCAACTTAATCGATTAtagcaaattattttttttatttttcaagttaACATATTAGGATTGCTATGAAGATTTAACATATGATATTTATAAAATGATACTacctctgtcccaatttatatgatgCTTggcacaaaatttaagaaagaaaagcaGATTCTTGAAATTTGTTGTCTAAAACAAACGTTACCTTGTTCTACGAGACTATTTGGCGTTTCAGGAAGGAAAAGTCCACCAACAAACATGAGTACAGCAGGAATTGTTGCTATACCAAGAGATAATCTCCATCCCCATGGATGGATTTTATCAGTTGCATAGTTGACAAAATTGGCTATTAATACTCCTAAACAAGTTGAGAGTTGAAACAATTGGTTTACTGCTCCTCTTACTTTTGCAGGTGCCATTTCTGATAGATATAATGGGACTGCCTGTAATATTTGGTAAACAAAAAAACAACATAATAAAATGTGATTGAATTGACTCAACAGGTTGAACTCGAAATGACTCATTAAACTACTTAAAAAATTgtattggatcgtgacaaaatcaactcatttttTAGTAACTCGTCTAACTTGCTCAAGTTATGACATGTTTATTGAATTGATCAACAGGTTGAACTCAAAATGACTCATTAAATTATTTAAGATTGTATGGGATAGTCATTTTTCGAActgatttttgaaaaataatcagTGTTTTTAAAAATTGGTTGAATAATGTGAGTTATGTTACATGGATCGTGacaaaatcaactcattttttttagtaatttatATAACTTGCTCAAGTTTAAACGTGTCCAGTTATGACATGTTTATTGAATTGACTCAACTAGTTGAACTTGAAAGGACTcattaatttttgtaaaatttatACGGGTTAGTCACTTTTCTAAAAAGTAGATAGTATTTCACAATTCGCTAAATATAGACAATTTTGATGCGGAAACACCATGATAATCTCATGGACTTCGAACTTAAACAAGTGAAAAATCCATGATCCTGTCATGCGGAAATACTATGACATTGTCATGGATTTTGAACTTTAAAAAGTGAAAAATCCAGGATACTATCATGATTTTGATACAGAAACACTACGATAGTGTCATGAATTTTGAACTAAAACAAGTGAAAAATATAGGATACTATCACCATTTTGATGCGAAAATACTATGACATTGTCATGGATTATGAGcttaaacaacaataacaacatacccagtgggatcccacaagtggagtctggggagggtagggtGTACGGAAGCCTTACTTCTACCTTATAAAGATAGAGAGGCTATTTTCGAAAGAGCTCGACGCCAGGATGATAAAAAGCTTAACACCTCTCattcttattactttttcaatATGAAAACGAAAAAAAAACCTCAGCTCAAAAGATACATTTTCAggtataagtaaaaataaataagtaaataaatacataagtaaaataaataaatacatacatatatatatatatatattatatatatatatatatatatatagggagagatagagagagcatattgataaaaaaaaaaagatgcaaTGGAATATGGtaatcaaaacaaaacaaaacattgCAACTCTAATGGCACGCCTGGACCTACGACCACCCTAAATCGACAAATGGCAAGATATCATTTTACCTCTACTAGAATTCTAGCCTAATTCGCGACCTccactcttttcttttctaccTATGAGGTTAAAGCAAGTGAAAAATCTAGAATATtgtcatgtatatataaaatcCTTAATTTACCTATCTTGATTCAAGGAAACTTTGGACCGGATGAGTCATGACTCATATGTTCATTCTAACATGCTTCAGTTGAACATCATTTGTCacctaaaaatttatttttttaagacattatatattaaattttgaacatCTTTAACGAAATTATGAGTAAGTTCCGACTTACCTGGTTGCTAAACCCAATGCCAATGCCAAGAAGACATCGACCAATGATGAGCACAGCAATGTTTTTAGCAGCAGCATTAAGGACAGCTCCCAAAAAGAAACTAACAGCACCACATAGAATACTGGCTTTTCTACCTTTATTCCTAGTAACATGTGATACACCAAATGTTGAAATTAGTGCAGCAATATACAAAGATGATGTGAACAATGTAAGTATTTGATTGTCATATTTGCAATAATCTGTTTCTTCTAGATGTTCTTGTTTCCTTTTGTACACTTTTGGGAAAAATATCTTCAAGAAATCATCCATCGAACTCACACcacctggaaaaaaaaaagaactttagAGGGTCGTGTCATTGGAAAAAGGGGAAGAAAGATTGGCCACATAAAGAcaaaacatacaaaaaaaaagtcaaaattcagtatgaaactcaaaataggCATTTTTGGCACTTGGCAAAATCATTACGTAGAATAACAACGACAAGTCAATAACATATTCACAGTAATCACGCAAGCGAGGTATGAAGAGAATAGTGTATATGCAGATCTTATCTTTATATTTAGaggtagaaaaattattttcgatAAATTTTAGCTTCAAGTAAAAACATTATAAAGcagtttgagaaaaaaaataaaggtgaAGAAGTCAAGACAAAATACTGAAAAAACCATGAAAGAGCATACTTAAGAATGAGAATTAACcacaacaaaataatatgataatcgaAGTACAAGAAACATAAAATAGTAACAGAGATGGAATAATAAGAAACTCACAGAGTAATAGTGCTACGACTACTAGTATGGAAGAATAAGCTATACAACTCTTAACTACTTAATTAAACTCCATAACCTCATATCTAAGATTATGTGTAAGTTGAAACTGCATCATGTCATGTCTGATCACTAAGTATAATGACAGAAtgtttcttataattttttagaaaCTATTTTAGATGGACtaattaaaggagaaaaatgTAAGTAAAGAAAGTCATTTTTCCCTTTTCCTAATTTTGTGTTGAAAAATTTTGGGTGCGTTTGAtacgaaggaaaatgtttttcatggAAAATAAGTTGGTTTCTGACTtatttctcatgtttggttggtgagtggaaaatattttctagtgtATGATTcgtaaatgaaaaatattttttagaaaatatattttatataatctgATCCTGATACCCGACCCCGACCTCGACCCCACCTCGACCCTCGAACCCGACTCCGACACCGACCCCGACACCACTCGAGACTCAACCTCAACACTCGATCTCGACTCCTGACCCATGATCCGACACCCGATCCTAAAATGAGATTTGGCCTCGACCTCAATTCGAGACTCAATCCAGACCTCGACCAGAGACCCCGACCCCCACCTTGACACCTGACCCGAGACCCAACCCCGACCTCAACCCGAGTCTCGACCCCAATACCCAACCCCAACATCCAAACCCGACCCCAACACCCAACCCGACCCCGACGCGAGACCCAAAACCTGACTCCGACCTCCGACTCGAGACCCAAGACCCGAGACCCTAACCTCGACCTGAGACCTGATCCCGACCTCGATCCAAGACCTCGACCCCGATTCTAACACTCAATTCGAGATCCGATCCCAATTCGAGACTCGACCTTGATCCTAACACGCAACCGCGATCCTGACACCCAACCCGAGACTCCACTTTGACTTGAGACTCGACATCAGCACTCAACTTTCGACTCCTAACTCCATACTCGAGATCCAATCCCGACACTCGATCCAAAATTCCATCTCTAATCCTAACGAGATTCGACCCCAACTCAATTTAGAACTTGAGAGTTGGGTCTCGAATTGAGAATCAGGAGTCGGATCTAGGATTTATATTGTAAATCGATATCCGAGACTTAAGTTAGAATGGAAAGTTGAGGTATGAGGTTCAAAAtggttttggaaaatattttccttacttttttaagggaagtcattttccttactTTTTAAAGTgaagtcattttcctttttatttgaggaaaataagttgatttgaaaaaatattttccaaaacatttaaaccaaccaaacatgagaaaattgaaaaacattttccttcctaccaaacacacccttagaTTTGCCAGAAGATTGAACTTgtttttattgaaaaatttgTCTTCCTTCA
This sequence is a window from Solanum dulcamara chromosome 10, daSolDulc1.2, whole genome shotgun sequence. Protein-coding genes within it:
- the LOC129870198 gene encoding sugar transport protein 14-like, encoding MAGGGFDDKSRGARAHLYEYKITSYFVCSCIVAAIGGSLFGYDLGVSGGVSSMDDFLKIFFPKVYKRKQEHLEETDYCKYDNQILTLFTSSLYIAALISTFGVSHVTRNKGRKASILCGAVSFFLGAVLNAAAKNIAVLIIGRCLLGIGIGFSNQAVPLYLSEMAPAKVRGAVNQLFQLSTCLGVLIANFVNYATDKIHPWGWRLSLGIATIPAVLMFVGGLFLPETPNSLVEQGKLEKARKVLEKVRGTTRVDAEFADLIDASNAARAIKHPFRNLLSRKNRPQLVIGALAIPAFQQLSGMNSILFYSPVIFQSLGFGSGAALYSSAITGGALVVGAFISMAFVDKFGRRVFFLEAGVEMICVMVAVAITLALKFGQGVVLPKGIGIFLVIIICIFVLAYGRSWGPLGWLVPSEIFPLETRSAGQSMVVCVNMIFTTLIAQCFLVSLCHLKYGVFLVFSGFIMIMSVFIYFLLPETKQVPIEEIYLLWEKHWFWKRYCSPEVNGIELKNEEKV